One genomic window of Undibacterium cyanobacteriorum includes the following:
- a CDS encoding ABC transporter permease: MNFRDFKIGWRLLIKEPSYSAIVILGLSIGFAVCFLLLGLVRYQTNFDTHVPDVDQVYYANEKWHMEGFNNWNGAIPFKGREALVNSGLPLIASVYSPRPVDVRYGERVQSIELSLVDLDFKKIFGIKAISGDLDAAIKRPDAIALTEKTAVKLFGNIDVVGKTVLIDGKTYTVTALLPNQPSNTAAPFQALGGINSATWEDGWRRNAIENWGSTNGMVFMRFTGNTTINAAEKAIYDGLKQSKFYDQYVKPRLKDLNGGELIEYKIKKLRELNLDPNMNSAQLNDPKILIGLSAIAILILMLAMTNYLNLATVRSVRRQREIAMRKVLGASAGRVLRQFLSESILVCVLAAALGLLLAWLILPTFMDMVNLKLDNIFNAWSITLCFLSSVLLGMLSGVYPAWTALKVLPTAALAGRGNAETASGLQVRRILTIAQFATAMGLSALAIAVTWQTKFLTQLSPGFDAQQLVVVDAPAGLKDSTGRAFYDALKRIPGVTKVTVANEGPRSLHNADEVALEGKPKVSLRWLLVNPAYFETLGMTAKAGRLFDSALDQLEHSPGIVLNESAVKKLGFSSNEEAIGKVVNQRGATLPVIGVVADIRNADPRQPDQATYYGFGNWGSTFTIRTESNKDQLQTAIESMWSRYFPNAMIRMRTMEADFADQNAADLRIAHLLTGASFITIAIAAFGIYVLAAYSVQRRTKEIVLRKLYGANNSAIAKLLAKEFFILIGIGALIGLPIAYWRIQDYLSGFLERAPIGVNTIVGALLVGIVVAVLSTLRHTFSAVRIAPVQVLRD, translated from the coding sequence ATGAATTTTCGTGATTTTAAAATTGGTTGGCGTTTGCTCATCAAAGAGCCGAGTTATTCAGCCATTGTCATTCTCGGTCTATCGATTGGCTTCGCGGTTTGCTTTCTGTTGCTGGGCTTGGTTCGCTATCAAACTAATTTTGATACGCATGTGCCGGATGTGGATCAAGTGTATTACGCCAACGAAAAATGGCACATGGAAGGTTTCAATAACTGGAATGGTGCGATTCCTTTCAAAGGGCGTGAAGCACTGGTTAATAGTGGCTTGCCGCTGATCGCCTCGGTATATTCGCCGCGCCCAGTGGATGTCCGTTATGGAGAGCGAGTACAGTCAATCGAATTGAGTTTGGTTGATTTGGATTTCAAAAAAATCTTCGGCATTAAAGCCATCAGTGGCGATCTCGATGCCGCGATTAAGCGTCCCGATGCCATCGCATTGACCGAGAAAACTGCGGTAAAACTGTTTGGCAATATTGATGTAGTTGGCAAGACCGTCTTAATCGACGGTAAGACTTACACAGTCACGGCACTGTTACCGAATCAACCAAGCAATACGGCTGCGCCATTTCAAGCTTTGGGCGGCATTAATAGCGCAACCTGGGAAGATGGATGGCGCCGTAATGCGATTGAAAATTGGGGCTCGACCAATGGCATGGTATTCATGCGATTTACCGGCAATACCACCATCAATGCGGCGGAAAAGGCAATCTATGATGGCCTTAAGCAGAGTAAATTTTACGATCAGTATGTGAAGCCACGTCTGAAAGATTTAAATGGCGGCGAACTGATTGAATATAAAATCAAAAAGCTACGTGAATTGAATCTTGACCCAAACATGAATTCAGCTCAGCTTAACGATCCAAAGATATTAATCGGTTTAAGTGCTATCGCGATATTGATCTTGATGCTGGCGATGACTAATTATTTGAATTTGGCGACGGTACGGTCAGTACGACGTCAACGTGAAATTGCCATGCGCAAAGTGTTAGGTGCCAGTGCGGGACGAGTATTGCGCCAGTTTCTGAGCGAGTCCATTTTGGTGTGCGTGCTTGCGGCTGCATTGGGACTGTTATTGGCGTGGTTGATACTGCCAACCTTCATGGATATGGTGAACTTAAAGCTAGATAATATTTTTAATGCTTGGTCTATCACCCTATGTTTCTTATCAAGCGTGCTGTTGGGAATGTTGTCCGGCGTTTATCCTGCTTGGACCGCATTGAAAGTCTTGCCGACAGCGGCTTTGGCTGGTCGCGGCAATGCAGAAACCGCGAGTGGTTTGCAAGTGCGCCGCATTCTCACCATCGCGCAGTTTGCGACGGCCATGGGGCTATCAGCCTTAGCGATCGCTGTGACATGGCAAACCAAATTTCTTACTCAGCTCAGTCCCGGTTTTGATGCGCAACAACTGGTTGTGGTGGATGCGCCAGCGGGTCTGAAAGATAGTACTGGCCGTGCTTTTTACGATGCGCTAAAGAGAATTCCTGGCGTGACCAAAGTGACAGTTGCCAACGAAGGGCCGCGTAGCCTTCACAATGCGGATGAAGTGGCATTAGAAGGTAAACCTAAAGTGAGTTTGCGCTGGCTACTTGTGAATCCCGCCTACTTTGAAACATTGGGCATGACAGCAAAGGCTGGTCGATTGTTTGACTCAGCACTTGATCAATTGGAGCACAGTCCTGGTATCGTACTTAACGAAAGCGCAGTGAAGAAATTAGGATTTTCTAGTAATGAAGAAGCGATCGGCAAAGTCGTCAACCAGCGCGGCGCAACGCTTCCTGTTATCGGAGTGGTTGCGGACATTCGCAATGCTGACCCGCGCCAGCCGGATCAGGCGACCTATTATGGGTTTGGAAATTGGGGCTCGACTTTTACAATTCGAACCGAATCCAATAAAGATCAATTACAAACCGCAATTGAAAGTATGTGGAGTCGGTACTTCCCGAACGCGATGATACGCATGCGCACGATGGAGGCGGACTTTGCAGATCAAAACGCAGCAGACTTGCGCATCGCGCACTTACTGACCGGTGCCAGTTTTATCACCATCGCAATCGCGGCATTTGGTATCTATGTATTGGCGGCTTATAGCGTGCAAAGACGCACGAAAGAAATCGTATTGAGGAAACTTTATGGTGCCAATAATTCGGCGATTGCCAAGTTGTTAGCTAAAGAATTTTTCATTTTGATTGGCATTGGGGCGCTGATCGGCTTGCCGATTGCCTATTGGAGAATCCAAGATTACTTATCAGGCTTTCTGGAACGTGCTCCGATCGGTGTGAATACAATTGTAGGAGCATTATTGGTGGGCATCGTAGTGGCAGTCTTGTCGACGCTACGTCACACCTTTAGCGCAGTCCGGATTGCGCCAGTGCAGGTATTGCGTGACTAA
- a CDS encoding DUF6090 family protein — MAFQEIADHTKNVIDIVADSEHDKWHKVKEIGLEIAIIVFAVSLSIWFHSIGEHRHEQQQVRSFLLGLKRDLRADINQLYIIQNQDQTLEEKYRYLAQLPSTKQTDETIFDQAFAMIGKKTLFNPQNSRYEGFTSSGKLITIENNILLERVTKLYQSYLPQVKQAEIEWMQRQNRLQDFVENDFNGDGDFKHHIALITSRKGHHLSERAIDRAELLEQYRQYIELGTQIIKDIDQTYPGNEKSSFFSQEK; from the coding sequence ATGGCGTTTCAAGAAATCGCAGATCATACAAAGAATGTGATTGATATCGTGGCTGATAGCGAGCATGATAAGTGGCATAAAGTAAAAGAAATTGGATTGGAAATCGCGATTATTGTGTTCGCGGTGAGTCTTAGTATTTGGTTTCATAGCATTGGTGAACATCGTCACGAACAGCAGCAAGTACGCTCGTTTTTGCTCGGCTTGAAGCGGGACCTTCGCGCTGACATTAATCAGCTCTACATCATCCAAAATCAAGATCAGACCTTGGAAGAGAAGTATCGTTATCTGGCGCAGTTGCCGAGCACGAAGCAGACCGATGAGACCATTTTCGATCAAGCCTTCGCGATGATAGGTAAGAAGACCTTGTTCAATCCACAAAATAGTCGCTACGAAGGTTTTACTTCGAGTGGTAAGTTGATCACGATTGAGAATAATATCCTGCTCGAACGTGTCACTAAGCTTTATCAAAGTTATTTGCCTCAAGTAAAGCAAGCGGAAATAGAGTGGATGCAACGCCAGAATCGTCTGCAGGACTTTGTCGAAAATGACTTTAATGGAGACGGTGATTTTAAGCACCATATTGCGCTCATCACGAGCCGCAAGGGGCATCATTTAAGCGAACGCGCTATCGATCGCGCCGAACTGCTGGAGCAATATCGGCAGTACATCGAGCTGGGAACTCAAATCATTAAGGATATCGATCAAACCTATCCTGGTAACGAAAAGTCGAGTTTTTTTTCGCAAGAGAAGTGA
- a CDS encoding sensor histidine kinase: MESEQYKTQNVIPNLPLIVGIALLLSATSLGTAALVGQFIESKRMMVAAALLLTLGFIILLVWLKGIKARKIVIIPEAVPLASLGEIDANTKFLELESRVEHAPIALFAVRTDQPEIRPLNGNARRILAPGRSSNTEQLFEQIRSNTSGKRAMILFETEQGLERALLASSDIYLHGEQQTMVALMPVESELQLEAQNAWLKLIHVLTHEIMNSLTPVTSLSRTAQDLLSDCKTQLQTPDFDDLHTALDAIHRRARGLVEFVSSYRSLSNVPTPKPEQVPIHDFLNRLAALSNHQWHQRNGRIIITCEPSNLCAVFDPNQLEQAFINLIKNAEEATAQSEHPELQIHAKLTRGNRLRIEISDNGPGVPEDLIPQIFTPFFSTKERGSGIGLALVRQLIQGNGGTVRYAQRLQGGALFIISL; this comes from the coding sequence ATGGAATCTGAGCAATACAAAACACAGAATGTGATTCCGAACTTGCCTTTGATTGTCGGGATCGCTCTCTTACTGAGCGCAACGTCCTTAGGCACAGCTGCGCTCGTAGGTCAATTCATCGAATCCAAGCGCATGATGGTCGCTGCGGCTTTGTTGCTGACCCTTGGATTCATCATTTTATTGGTTTGGCTCAAAGGCATCAAAGCACGCAAGATCGTCATTATTCCTGAAGCAGTGCCGCTAGCAAGTCTTGGCGAAATCGATGCCAACACCAAGTTCCTTGAGTTGGAAAGTCGTGTCGAGCACGCTCCGATCGCCTTATTTGCAGTGCGCACTGATCAACCCGAGATTCGCCCCCTCAATGGGAATGCCCGCCGAATTTTAGCCCCTGGGCGGAGTAGCAATACCGAACAGCTGTTCGAACAAATTCGCAGCAACACCTCTGGCAAGCGCGCGATGATTTTATTCGAAACCGAACAAGGCTTAGAGCGCGCCTTGCTCGCTTCCAGCGACATCTATCTGCACGGCGAACAGCAGACCATGGTGGCTTTGATGCCAGTGGAAAGCGAATTGCAACTCGAGGCGCAAAACGCCTGGCTGAAGTTAATTCATGTGTTAACGCATGAAATCATGAATTCCTTAACGCCTGTTACTTCACTCTCGCGCACAGCACAAGACTTATTGAGCGATTGCAAGACTCAGTTACAAACACCAGACTTCGACGATCTTCACACGGCGCTTGACGCCATCCATCGACGCGCGCGAGGCTTGGTCGAATTTGTGAGTAGCTATCGCAGCCTCTCCAATGTGCCAACGCCCAAGCCTGAGCAGGTACCCATCCATGACTTTCTCAACCGTTTGGCTGCACTCAGCAATCATCAATGGCATCAACGCAATGGCCGTATTATCATCACCTGTGAGCCCTCCAATTTGTGTGCAGTATTCGACCCGAATCAGCTCGAACAGGCGTTCATTAACTTGATCAAAAACGCGGAAGAAGCAACGGCTCAGAGCGAACATCCAGAACTTCAAATTCATGCCAAGCTCACGCGTGGCAACCGACTGCGCATTGAAATCAGTGATAACGGACCTGGCGTTCCGGAAGACCTGATCCCGCAAATTTTCACACCCTTTTTCTCGACCAAAGAACGTGGCAGCGGCATCGGGCTGGCCTTAGTAAGACAACTTATACAGGGCAATGGCGGCACGGTGCGTTATGCACAACGCCTGCAAGGTGGCGCCCTATTCATTATTAGCCTGTAA
- a CDS encoding sigma-54-dependent transcriptional regulator — MVNSASQSARILIIDDDPDVAVAAQMLLRRRYDDIQVISQVSRVASHLKQHLPDVVLLDFNFTAGRTDGAEGLAMLDLLRQQNPAPAVIAITAYADVPLAVEALKRGASDFITKPWENAKLLSTIETALARRQKLKAEQADALSMLMGQSRAMQELRAMIHHVAPTEANVLILGENGVGKELVARAIHACSPRKHASFLAVDMGTVPESTFESEMFGHRKGAFTDAKNDRQGRFQAASGGVLFLDEIGNLAMGGQAKLLTALERREVTPVGADKPEKIDVRIVSATNLSEVSLFTPTVFRTDLLFRLNTIVLRVPALRERSEDIPELIEHYLRQYEQQYQRSAKPIALTALTQLREFQWPGNVRSLKHACERAAILAQGSEYLFEDFGLSSISHNGNTHSPATISAPHENLSANTPVVQAQTASSPLTNPSVGQNTDQFKLSELEKETISNAIAEANGNISQAAKLLGLSRAALYRKLEKHGI, encoded by the coding sequence ATGGTCAATTCAGCTTCTCAGTCAGCCCGTATTCTGATTATCGACGATGATCCCGACGTCGCCGTCGCAGCGCAAATGTTGCTACGTCGACGCTATGATGATATTCAAGTGATTAGCCAAGTGAGTCGTGTCGCAAGTCATCTCAAACAGCACTTGCCTGATGTCGTCTTGCTCGACTTTAATTTCACAGCGGGGCGCACCGATGGAGCGGAAGGCTTAGCGATGTTAGACCTACTGCGCCAGCAAAACCCCGCTCCAGCTGTAATCGCCATCACTGCTTATGCCGATGTGCCATTAGCAGTCGAAGCCTTAAAACGCGGCGCCAGTGATTTCATTACCAAACCCTGGGAAAACGCAAAATTACTGAGCACCATCGAAACCGCCCTAGCGCGCCGACAAAAACTCAAAGCAGAGCAAGCCGATGCCTTGAGTATGTTGATGGGACAATCGCGGGCGATGCAAGAATTGCGGGCCATGATTCACCACGTTGCACCAACCGAAGCGAATGTGTTGATCCTGGGTGAAAACGGCGTCGGTAAAGAGCTCGTCGCGCGCGCGATTCATGCGTGTTCTCCGCGTAAGCACGCTAGCTTCCTCGCCGTCGATATGGGCACCGTCCCCGAATCCACTTTTGAAAGTGAAATGTTTGGTCATCGCAAAGGCGCTTTTACCGATGCAAAAAACGACCGCCAAGGGCGCTTTCAAGCAGCGAGTGGTGGTGTCTTATTTCTTGATGAAATCGGTAATCTTGCGATGGGTGGTCAAGCTAAATTATTGACCGCACTAGAGCGCCGTGAAGTAACGCCAGTCGGTGCCGACAAACCCGAAAAAATTGATGTACGCATCGTCAGCGCGACCAATCTTTCCGAGGTCAGTTTATTCACACCAACCGTCTTCCGTACCGACCTTTTGTTCCGTCTGAATACCATAGTCTTGCGTGTACCAGCCTTACGTGAGCGTAGTGAAGATATTCCCGAACTGATCGAACATTACCTGCGTCAATATGAGCAACAATATCAACGAAGCGCCAAGCCAATCGCGCTCACTGCATTGACCCAGTTAAGAGAATTCCAGTGGCCCGGCAATGTGCGGTCCTTGAAGCATGCCTGCGAACGTGCGGCGATTTTAGCGCAAGGTAGCGAATACTTATTCGAAGATTTTGGTTTATCTTCGATATCGCACAACGGCAATACGCACTCGCCTGCAACGATCAGTGCGCCCCACGAAAACTTGTCAGCCAATACTCCAGTCGTGCAAGCACAAACCGCAAGCTCGCCTTTGACAAATCCAAGTGTCGGACAAAACACCGATCAATTCAAACTCTCAGAATTAGAAAAAGAGACCATCAGCAACGCGATTGCCGAAGCCAATGGCAATATTAGTCAGGCAGCTAAACTACTTGGCTTGAGTCGCGCAGCCTTGTACCGAAAGTTGGAGAAGCATGGAATCTGA
- a CDS encoding substrate-binding periplasmic protein has translation MFYQLPLSDHSIFTTVRISAAAKCVLAAFAITLSISTLGVAQQIVASKMATPSVPKIPLMVSEEIGDDLSPSPLPPETRAVLKFLESQLDIQFELRRQPWKRALDRAMVGEGLIFGVSKTKARLKVLNFSETLYEDGVWLVSRCDATFPFRTLEDLKGKTIGVVRGASSGEEFDAQANKLFRVEDDTGATQGRFTKLAQKRMDALVFYKANSTPERLSEELNRLYTPPAFAHTKLQGKPLFCVLPQTITTTSIHIGLAKTQDQSLIQRINQAILTGRKNGSLQKIISAEQDRN, from the coding sequence ATGTTTTACCAACTACCGCTCTCTGACCATTCTATTTTCACTACGGTTCGCATCTCGGCTGCAGCGAAGTGTGTGCTGGCGGCATTCGCCATCACGCTGTCAATCAGCACACTAGGTGTAGCACAGCAAATCGTTGCGTCAAAGATGGCAACACCGTCAGTACCCAAAATTCCGCTGATGGTCAGTGAAGAAATCGGCGATGATCTGAGCCCTAGTCCATTGCCGCCAGAGACCCGCGCTGTTCTGAAATTTCTTGAAAGCCAGCTCGATATTCAATTCGAATTGCGACGTCAACCGTGGAAGCGCGCCTTGGATCGAGCGATGGTCGGCGAAGGTTTGATCTTTGGTGTATCGAAAACCAAAGCACGACTCAAGGTACTCAATTTTTCTGAAACCTTGTACGAAGATGGGGTGTGGTTGGTGAGTCGTTGTGACGCCACCTTTCCGTTCAGGACGCTCGAAGATCTCAAGGGTAAAACCATAGGCGTAGTACGTGGTGCCAGTTCGGGAGAAGAATTTGATGCGCAGGCCAACAAGCTGTTTCGTGTCGAGGATGACACTGGCGCCACACAAGGTCGCTTCACCAAACTCGCACAAAAACGCATGGATGCTCTCGTGTTTTACAAGGCCAATAGCACACCAGAGAGACTAAGCGAAGAACTGAATCGTCTTTACACACCACCAGCCTTCGCCCATACCAAGTTGCAAGGAAAACCGCTATTTTGTGTCTTACCGCAAACGATTACCACCACCAGCATTCATATCGGTCTCGCTAAAACACAAGACCAAAGCCTCATACAACGGATCAACCAAGCCATTTTGACAGGTCGCAAAAATGGTAGCTTGCAAAAAATAATCAGCGCTGAACAAGATAGAAACTGA
- the fahA gene encoding fumarylacetoacetase gives MTVQLNETHAPHLKSWVASANDGQTDFPIQNLPFGVFRRAGSHEHFRIGVAIGDQILDLHLAQQAGIFAEVTNSALANALAASSLNALMNLGNGVASQVRLALSKALREGATAQEKLVGALIAQSEAEYALPAQIGDYTDFYTSIHHATSVGKLFRPDNPLLPNYKWVPIGYHGRSSSIGVSGQQFRRPVGQTMPPNATAPNFGPAKRMDYECEVGMFIGQGNALGDAIAVDQAEQHVFGLCLLNDWSARDVQGWEYQPLGPFLAKNFASTISPWVVTMEALAPFRTQWTRDAADPQPLPYLDYPDLREQGAFDIELEVLLQTEKMRAEGTAPQRLSLSNFRHSYWTVSQMVAHHTVNGCNLQAGDFLGSGTQSGPRPEEAGSLLELTEGGKKPIVFSNGEQRVFMEDGDSIIMRGWAQKDGAVRIGFGAVEGRLLPARSF, from the coding sequence ATGACAGTACAACTAAATGAAACCCATGCACCACACTTGAAAAGTTGGGTCGCGTCGGCCAACGATGGTCAGACTGATTTTCCTATCCAAAACTTGCCTTTCGGTGTGTTCCGCCGTGCAGGTAGTCACGAGCATTTCCGCATCGGCGTTGCCATTGGCGATCAAATTCTTGATCTGCATCTGGCCCAACAAGCAGGCATTTTCGCCGAAGTGACCAACTCAGCCTTGGCCAATGCACTAGCAGCATCGAGCTTGAACGCCTTGATGAACTTAGGGAATGGCGTCGCTTCGCAAGTCCGTTTGGCATTGTCGAAAGCCTTGCGTGAAGGTGCGACCGCCCAAGAAAAATTAGTCGGCGCATTGATCGCACAAAGCGAAGCCGAATACGCTTTACCTGCACAAATCGGTGACTACACTGACTTCTACACGTCGATTCATCACGCCACTTCAGTCGGCAAATTATTCCGTCCTGATAATCCATTGCTGCCGAATTACAAGTGGGTGCCGATTGGCTACCATGGTCGTTCGTCCTCGATCGGCGTATCTGGCCAACAGTTCCGTCGTCCCGTCGGCCAAACCATGCCTCCCAATGCCACAGCGCCCAATTTCGGCCCTGCCAAACGGATGGACTACGAATGCGAAGTTGGCATGTTCATCGGCCAAGGCAATGCACTCGGTGATGCGATTGCGGTCGATCAAGCCGAACAACATGTCTTTGGTTTGTGCTTGTTAAACGATTGGTCTGCGCGTGACGTACAAGGTTGGGAATATCAACCACTCGGCCCATTCCTCGCTAAGAATTTTGCATCGACCATTTCTCCATGGGTCGTCACCATGGAAGCCTTGGCACCGTTCCGTACACAATGGACGCGCGATGCGGCTGATCCTCAACCATTGCCGTACTTGGATTACCCTGACTTGCGCGAACAAGGTGCGTTCGATATCGAATTGGAAGTCTTACTGCAAACCGAGAAAATGCGTGCTGAGGGCACCGCTCCTCAACGTTTATCGCTCTCCAATTTCCGTCACTCGTATTGGACGGTATCGCAAATGGTGGCACATCACACGGTCAACGGATGCAACTTGCAAGCGGGTGATTTCCTTGGCTCAGGCACTCAATCAGGACCACGCCCAGAGGAAGCAGGCTCCTTGTTGGAACTGACCGAAGGCGGCAAGAAACCGATCGTGTTCAGCAATGGCGAGCAACGCGTCTTTATGGAAGACGGCGATAGCATCATCATGCGTGGCTGGGCGCAAAAAGATGGCGCAGTACGAATTGGTTTTGGCGCTGTCGAAGGACGCTTATTACCAGCACGCTCGTTCTAA
- the hmgA gene encoding homogentisate 1,2-dioxygenase, which produces MTNLYMSGFANEFATEALPGALPKNQNSPQQCAYGLYAEQISGTAFTAPRHSNRRSWTYRIRPAAMHQPFVQIDNGNMTNDFSPVSSSPNQLRWDPQPMPSAPTDFIEGWLTMAGNGSADSQTGCAIHLYAANKDMIDKFFYDADAELLIIPQQGRLHLKTEMGLIDIEPHEIAVIPRGVRFQVSLPDGEARGYVCENFGVMLKLPDLGVIGSNGLANPRDFLTPCAWYEDREGDFQLVAKFSGNLWSAKIGHSPLDVVAWHGNMAPYKYDLRHYNTIGSISYDHPDPSIFLVLQSPSNTPGVDTIDFVIFPPRWLAAENTFRPPWFHRNIASEFMGLIHGQYDAKSAGFRPGGASLHNCMSGHGPDAPTYEKASTIDTSTPQKVDNTMAFMIETCTIIKPTRAAMNSPQLQPDYYQCWQGIKKNFNPNQK; this is translated from the coding sequence ATGACGAATCTCTACATGAGCGGCTTCGCCAACGAATTTGCGACAGAAGCCTTACCGGGTGCATTACCGAAGAATCAAAACTCACCGCAACAATGCGCTTACGGTTTGTACGCCGAACAGATTTCGGGTACAGCGTTCACCGCACCACGCCATTCCAACCGTCGCTCATGGACATATCGAATTCGCCCTGCCGCGATGCATCAACCCTTCGTGCAAATCGACAACGGCAACATGACGAATGATTTCTCTCCGGTGTCAAGTTCACCGAATCAATTACGTTGGGATCCACAACCGATGCCAAGCGCGCCAACCGACTTCATCGAAGGCTGGTTGACTATGGCTGGGAACGGCTCAGCCGATTCGCAAACAGGCTGCGCGATCCATTTGTATGCGGCCAACAAAGACATGATCGACAAGTTTTTCTACGACGCCGATGCTGAGCTGCTAATCATTCCTCAACAAGGTCGTTTGCATCTCAAAACAGAGATGGGTCTGATCGATATCGAACCACATGAAATTGCAGTCATTCCACGCGGCGTACGTTTCCAGGTAAGCTTGCCCGATGGCGAAGCACGTGGCTATGTTTGCGAAAATTTTGGCGTGATGTTGAAGCTGCCAGATTTGGGGGTGATTGGTTCGAATGGTTTGGCCAACCCACGTGATTTCTTAACGCCTTGCGCATGGTACGAAGATCGCGAAGGAGACTTCCAATTAGTCGCCAAATTCAGCGGCAATTTGTGGAGTGCAAAAATCGGTCACTCGCCTTTGGATGTGGTGGCATGGCACGGCAATATGGCACCGTACAAATACGATCTGCGTCACTACAATACGATAGGTTCGATCAGCTATGATCACCCTGATCCATCGATCTTCTTGGTCTTGCAATCACCAAGCAATACACCGGGCGTAGATACCATCGATTTCGTGATCTTCCCACCGCGTTGGCTCGCTGCAGAAAACACTTTCCGCCCACCATGGTTCCATCGCAATATTGCGAGTGAATTTATGGGTTTGATTCACGGTCAATACGATGCGAAATCAGCAGGCTTCCGTCCTGGTGGTGCTAGTTTGCACAACTGCATGAGCGGCCACGGCCCTGATGCACCGACCTATGAAAAAGCCAGCACGATCGATACCAGCACGCCGCAAAAAGTCGACAACACCATGGCCTTCATGATCGAAACCTGCACCATCATCAAACCAACCCGTGCGGCGATGAATTCACCACAATTGCAGCCTGATTACTACCAATGCTGGCAAGGGATTAAGAAGAATTTCAATCCGAATCAGAAATAA
- a CDS encoding LysR family transcriptional regulator: MGWDLIEAKDIDLNLLVVFQEVFQERQISSVARKLNLSQPAVSNALARLRKTFNDELFVRTSLGMQPTPLAQQLADPVAAALATITKALNQQERFDGPSSERRFTIAMTDVGEMYFMPTLVEYCQQHAPQIQIATVRASSVDLMAEMETGRIDLALGAFDEVSGALYHRRLFQQDYVCLHRQHHALLRDEINLKAFLNAEHLIVSTKESPYDKINLALEKAGISASANFTVPHFSAVPYVLSHTDLVAIVPQKLAATAAQHFRLAYSKVPLKLPPLQTNIFWHRRFAQDEGNQWMRQCLVDLFADI; encoded by the coding sequence ATGGGGTGGGATTTGATCGAAGCCAAAGACATAGACTTAAATTTGTTGGTTGTCTTTCAAGAAGTATTTCAAGAAAGGCAAATTTCCAGCGTCGCACGTAAGCTCAATCTGTCCCAACCAGCGGTCAGTAATGCTTTGGCACGGCTCCGCAAGACCTTCAACGACGAGCTGTTTGTGCGGACTTCGCTTGGCATGCAACCCACGCCCTTGGCCCAACAATTGGCGGATCCGGTCGCAGCAGCACTGGCAACCATCACCAAAGCATTGAACCAACAAGAGCGCTTTGACGGCCCGAGCAGTGAGCGACGTTTCACGATCGCCATGACCGATGTCGGAGAAATGTATTTCATGCCCACTTTGGTCGAATACTGCCAGCAGCATGCGCCGCAGATTCAAATTGCGACGGTACGGGCGAGTAGCGTTGATTTGATGGCTGAGATGGAAACGGGGCGCATCGATTTAGCATTAGGCGCCTTCGACGAAGTTTCGGGCGCTTTGTATCACCGACGCTTATTTCAACAGGACTACGTTTGTTTGCACCGTCAGCATCATGCTTTATTGCGGGATGAGATCAATCTGAAAGCTTTTTTGAATGCTGAACACTTGATCGTCTCCACCAAGGAGAGTCCCTACGACAAAATTAATTTGGCCTTAGAGAAAGCCGGGATTAGCGCTTCGGCGAATTTTACAGTACCACATTTTTCTGCTGTGCCTTATGTCCTTAGTCATACCGATTTGGTGGCGATTGTCCCTCAAAAACTGGCGGCTACAGCGGCACAACATTTTCGTCTTGCGTACAGCAAAGTCCCCTTAAAATTGCCGCCTTTGCAGACCAACATTTTTTGGCATCGACGTTTTGCTCAGGACGAAGGTAATCAGTGGATGCGTCAATGTTTGGTCGATTTATTTGCGGACATCTAA
- a CDS encoding YiaA/YiaB family inner membrane protein, translating into MTTQYIMQRDSNGWRFQVWVSFILAILAAGAGVFQLPGQELDRAFVALGLFFSLFASFTVAKMIRDNRDGQIDTNSWTMTVWSAFAAALALTAWGLWRMNIPVWEKSYMVVSWLFLITSTFTLAKTVRDAHEAELMERAAAAANKG; encoded by the coding sequence ATGACAACGCAATACATTATGCAACGTGACAGTAACGGTTGGCGCTTTCAAGTGTGGGTTTCATTTATTCTGGCGATACTCGCTGCTGGCGCTGGTGTTTTCCAATTACCTGGCCAAGAACTCGACCGTGCCTTTGTCGCACTCGGACTCTTTTTCAGTTTATTTGCCAGCTTCACCGTCGCCAAAATGATTCGTGACAACCGCGACGGTCAAATTGATACCAACTCATGGACCATGACTGTGTGGTCCGCATTTGCAGCGGCGCTCGCGCTCACCGCTTGGGGATTGTGGCGCATGAATATCCCCGTTTGGGAGAAGAGTTACATGGTGGTGAGTTGGCTGTTTCTGATCACCTCAACGTTCACGCTCGCAAAGACGGTACGTGATGCGCACGAAGCTGAGCTGATGGAGCGTGCCGCCGCGGCAGCGAATAAGGGATAA